A single region of the Streptomyces vilmorinianum genome encodes:
- a CDS encoding dihydrofolate reductase family protein, with translation MRIVVSEFISLDGIVQAPGGPEEDTDGGFAHGGWTHPFFDPEVVGGAFDEAMSKADALLFGRRTWQTMAGAWPERAGDPFADRMNALPKYVVSRTLGDGDELTWNNTTRIPGEDAVARIRELREAAGGDMVVMGSPTLVRTLLSEGLVDELRLIVMPVLLGGGKSIFPQDGGLHTLDLISTVTSDAGVNVCTYRPRPAATPDQPSAS, from the coding sequence ATGCGCATCGTCGTCAGTGAGTTCATCAGCCTCGACGGCATCGTGCAGGCCCCCGGCGGCCCCGAGGAGGACACCGACGGCGGCTTCGCGCACGGCGGCTGGACGCACCCGTTCTTCGACCCGGAGGTGGTGGGCGGCGCCTTCGACGAGGCGATGAGCAAGGCCGACGCGCTGCTCTTCGGGCGGCGTACGTGGCAGACGATGGCCGGGGCGTGGCCCGAGCGGGCCGGGGACCCGTTCGCCGACCGGATGAACGCGCTTCCGAAGTACGTCGTGTCCCGGACCCTCGGCGACGGCGACGAGCTGACCTGGAACAACACCACGCGCATCCCGGGCGAGGACGCCGTCGCCCGCATCCGGGAGCTGCGGGAGGCCGCGGGCGGCGACATGGTCGTCATGGGGAGCCCCACGCTCGTGCGCACCCTGCTGAGCGAGGGCCTCGTCGACGAGCTGCGGCTGATCGTCATGCCGGTGCTCCTCGGCGGCGGCAAGTCGATCTTCCCGCAGGACGGCGGGCTGCACACGCTCGACCTGATCTCGACGGTGACCAGCGACGCGGGCGTGAACGTCTGCACCTACCGCCCTCGCCCCGCCGCCACCCCCGACCAGCCATCCGCTTCCTGA
- a CDS encoding TetR/AcrR family transcriptional regulator has protein sequence MVDGREKGGGSFLPPSIEAAWGLRERPSKGPKPGLTLDRIVDAAVGVASAEGLDAVSMGRIAKELGVSTMSLYRYVGAKSELYVLMQDAATGAPPELFPPGTGWREAMERWSWALREVYHRHLWLVRVPISGPPATPHAVAWWEKAMVALADTDLDEGTKISVTLLVGGFVKSDAMMSADLAAAIDASGQEPGVVLARYSHTLRRLADPARFPAVARMLDSGVLDQADGPDDEFRFGLARILDGVALLVEGRK, from the coding sequence GTGGTGGACGGCAGGGAGAAGGGCGGCGGGTCGTTTCTGCCGCCGAGCATCGAGGCCGCCTGGGGCCTGCGCGAACGCCCCTCGAAGGGACCCAAGCCCGGCCTGACCCTCGACCGGATCGTCGACGCGGCCGTGGGCGTCGCCTCGGCGGAGGGCCTGGACGCCGTCTCCATGGGGCGGATCGCGAAGGAGCTCGGCGTCTCCACGATGTCGCTCTACCGCTATGTCGGCGCGAAGAGCGAGCTGTACGTCCTGATGCAGGACGCGGCCACCGGCGCCCCGCCCGAGCTGTTCCCGCCCGGCACCGGCTGGCGCGAGGCGATGGAGCGGTGGTCCTGGGCGCTGCGCGAGGTCTACCACCGCCACCTCTGGCTGGTGCGGGTCCCCATCTCCGGCCCGCCCGCGACCCCGCACGCCGTCGCCTGGTGGGAGAAGGCCATGGTCGCCCTCGCCGACACCGACCTCGACGAGGGCACCAAGATCTCGGTGACCCTGCTGGTGGGGGGCTTCGTCAAGAGCGACGCCATGATGAGCGCCGACCTCGCCGCCGCGATCGACGCGAGCGGCCAGGAGCCCGGGGTCGTCCTGGCCCGCTACAGCCACACCCTGCGCCGGCTCGCCGACCCGGCGCGCTTCCCGGCGGTGGCGCGGATGCTCGACTCGGGGGTGCTCGACCAGGCGGACGGGCCGGACGACGAGTTCCGCTTCGGCCTGGCGCGGATCCTCGACGGGGTCGCGCTGCTGGTGGAGGGCCGGAAGTGA
- a CDS encoding ATP-binding cassette domain-containing protein, translated as MPPAIEATGLRKAYGNLPVLDSLDLRVEQGTVFALLGPNGAGKTTTVRILATLTAPDAGHARVAGHDIVTERSRVRRAISLTGQFAAVDEMQTGAENLRMMARLSGLPRAAATRRAAELLERFGLTDAGRRLAKTYSGGMRRRLDLAAGLVRDAEVIFLDEPTTGLDPRSRQELWQIVRHLAENGTSVFLTTQYLEEADRLADRIAVMDSGRIVAEGTADALKSRVAGHRLDLVLHDQEAYLRLSDRAVHHSPESLTLGIPTDGSAVHVRALLDELDPERRDIARFSLHTATLDDVFLALTDKEPAHV; from the coding sequence GTGCCACCCGCCATCGAAGCCACCGGCCTGCGCAAGGCCTACGGCAACCTCCCCGTCCTCGACTCCCTCGACCTCCGCGTCGAGCAGGGCACCGTCTTCGCCCTGCTCGGTCCCAACGGCGCCGGCAAGACCACCACCGTCCGCATCCTCGCCACCCTCACCGCACCGGACGCCGGCCACGCGCGCGTGGCCGGGCACGACATCGTCACCGAGCGATCCCGGGTGCGCCGCGCCATCAGCCTCACCGGCCAGTTCGCCGCCGTCGACGAGATGCAGACCGGCGCCGAGAACCTGCGCATGATGGCCCGCCTCTCCGGCCTCCCCCGCGCGGCCGCCACCCGGCGCGCCGCCGAACTCCTGGAGCGCTTCGGCCTCACCGACGCCGGCCGGCGCCTCGCCAAGACCTACTCGGGCGGCATGCGCCGCCGCCTCGACCTGGCCGCCGGACTCGTCCGCGACGCCGAGGTGATCTTCCTCGACGAGCCGACCACCGGCCTCGACCCGCGCAGCCGCCAGGAGTTGTGGCAGATCGTCCGCCACCTGGCGGAGAACGGCACGAGCGTCTTCCTCACCACCCAGTACCTGGAGGAGGCCGACCGGCTCGCCGACCGGATCGCCGTCATGGACTCCGGCCGGATCGTCGCCGAGGGCACCGCCGACGCCCTCAAGTCACGCGTCGCCGGCCACCGCCTCGACCTCGTCCTCCACGACCAGGAGGCCTACCTGCGCCTGTCGGACCGGGCCGTCCACCACTCCCCCGAGAGCCTCACCCTCGGCATCCCCACCGACGGCAGCGCCGTCCACGTACGGGCCCTGCTCGACGAACTCGACCCCGAGCGCCGCGACATCGCCCGCTTCTCCCTGCACACCGCCACCCTCGACGACGTCTTCCTCGCCCTGACCGACAAGGAGCCCGCCCATGTCTAG
- a CDS encoding ABC transporter permease — protein sequence MSSAALTMTGRGIRLGRRNVDAVITSMMLPVMLMLVFVYFFGGAIDTGTRYVTYVVPGVLVLCSGFGSAGTAVAVSEDMKGGIIDRFRSLDIGGTPILAGHVGASVARNLVATALVFGVAFLIGFRPSATPLGWLAAIGLLVAFITAISWLAAAAGLLTRTPEAAGGITFFMMFLPYPSSAFVPIETMPGWLHGFAENQPVTPLIESLRGLLLDQPVGTTPWIALAWCAALLAVGVAASGTLFRLRTA from the coding sequence ATGTCTAGCGCCGCCCTCACCATGACCGGCCGCGGCATCCGGCTCGGCCGGCGCAACGTCGACGCCGTCATCACCTCGATGATGCTGCCCGTGATGCTGATGCTGGTCTTCGTCTACTTCTTCGGCGGGGCCATCGACACCGGAACCCGCTACGTGACGTACGTCGTCCCCGGCGTCCTCGTCCTCTGCTCCGGCTTCGGCTCGGCCGGCACCGCCGTCGCCGTCAGCGAGGACATGAAGGGCGGGATCATCGACCGGTTCCGCTCGCTCGACATCGGCGGTACGCCGATCCTCGCCGGCCATGTCGGCGCCAGCGTGGCCCGCAACCTCGTCGCCACCGCGCTCGTCTTCGGCGTCGCCTTCCTCATCGGCTTCCGCCCCTCCGCGACCCCGCTCGGCTGGCTCGCCGCGATCGGACTGCTCGTCGCCTTCATCACGGCGATCTCCTGGCTGGCCGCGGCCGCCGGACTGCTCACCCGGACCCCCGAGGCGGCAGGCGGGATCACGTTCTTCATGATGTTCCTGCCCTACCCCAGCAGCGCGTTCGTCCCGATCGAGACCATGCCCGGCTGGCTCCACGGCTTCGCCGAGAACCAGCCGGTGACGCCGCTGATCGAGTCGTTGCGCGGACTGCTCCTCGACCAGCCGGTCGGCACCACCCCGTGGATCGCACTGGCCTGGTGCGCCGCCCTGCTGGCGGTCGGCGTGGCCGCGTCCGGCACGCTCTTCCGCCTGCGCACGGCGTGA
- a CDS encoding GNAT family N-acetyltransferase, whose protein sequence is MGLEVRGVGESEYREWLRAIHAGFLRPPVVSDEEVADRLPHTDLSRLLGVFDEGRFVATFRSFTQDVSTVGGGSLVADAVSGVTVAPTHRRRGLLSRMMARDLGAAKERGDAVATLIAAEYPIYGRYGFGPATWTSEWTVDVARAGLDQRRTGRPEDGGRIDFADGEEIRKIGPGLHRRLAGERAGVVGRDAHRWDVGTGLGYQSHPWTEPFYAVYRDEAGRPQGFAAYTCDDTWGDGKQPLNTAKVRDLIAVTPAAERALWTFLCSIDWVTTVKSGHRAPDDLLPLLLPDPRAARITSHADMLWVRVLDVVKVLESRTYAASGSLVLDVRDADGLAGGRYRLDASPEGAACSRTATESADLAFDIAELGTLSLGDESAVRLAALGRVEEVTAGAAARADALLRTSRRPWCPDIF, encoded by the coding sequence ATGGGTCTTGAGGTGCGTGGTGTGGGGGAGTCCGAGTATCGCGAGTGGCTGCGGGCCATTCACGCAGGGTTTCTCCGGCCGCCCGTCGTCAGTGACGAGGAGGTCGCCGACCGGCTGCCGCACACCGATCTCTCCCGTCTTCTCGGCGTGTTCGACGAGGGCCGGTTCGTCGCCACCTTCCGGTCCTTCACGCAGGACGTGAGCACGGTCGGCGGCGGCTCGCTCGTCGCCGATGCCGTCTCCGGGGTCACCGTCGCTCCGACCCACCGCCGCCGCGGGCTGCTCAGCCGGATGATGGCGCGTGATCTCGGCGCCGCGAAGGAGCGGGGCGACGCCGTCGCCACGCTCATCGCCGCCGAGTACCCGATCTACGGCCGTTACGGCTTCGGCCCGGCGACCTGGACCTCCGAGTGGACCGTGGACGTCGCCCGCGCCGGGCTCGATCAGCGGCGCACCGGGCGGCCCGAGGACGGCGGCCGGATCGACTTCGCCGACGGCGAGGAGATCCGCAAGATCGGCCCCGGACTGCACCGCCGGCTGGCCGGCGAGCGCGCCGGAGTCGTTGGCCGGGACGCCCACCGCTGGGACGTCGGCACAGGTCTCGGCTACCAGAGCCACCCGTGGACCGAGCCCTTCTACGCCGTCTACCGCGACGAGGCCGGCCGACCCCAGGGCTTCGCCGCCTACACCTGCGACGACACGTGGGGGGACGGCAAGCAGCCGCTGAACACGGCCAAGGTCAGGGACCTGATCGCGGTCACGCCAGCCGCCGAGCGGGCGCTGTGGACCTTCCTCTGTTCCATCGACTGGGTCACCACGGTGAAGTCCGGCCACCGCGCCCCCGACGACCTCCTGCCGCTGCTGCTGCCCGACCCGCGCGCCGCGCGGATCACCTCGCACGCCGACATGCTCTGGGTCCGGGTCCTGGACGTCGTCAAGGTCCTGGAGAGCCGTACGTACGCCGCCTCCGGCAGTCTCGTCCTCGACGTGCGCGACGCGGACGGTCTGGCCGGCGGCCGGTACCGGCTCGACGCCTCCCCGGAGGGCGCCGCCTGTTCCCGTACCGCCACCGAGTCGGCCGATCTCGCCTTCGACATAGCCGAGTTGGGCACGCTCTCGCTCGGTGACGAGTCGGCGGTACGGCTCGCCGCCCTCGGCCGGGTCGAGGAGGTCACGGCGGGCGCCGCGGCCCGCGCGGACGCCCTGCTGCGGACCTCGCGCCGCCCGTGGTGCCCCGACATCTTCTGA
- a CDS encoding RsiG family protein, with protein sequence MSAPGAGQTPSGPVPLTRVGATVRPPVQRRAEPALPARPQPDIAALRLPELRALRRDAQGDEADLSYVRRMLQGRIDILRAELARRTDPETPVLDRLSEILADAPSRLRTSARHVTLSTPRSEEYRRLASEMLSEVELSDLGARTDEELHAAMGRLAGYEQQMSRRRQELQRTADDCSAEIARRYREGEAQVDDLLT encoded by the coding sequence ATGAGTGCACCTGGCGCTGGGCAGACGCCGTCCGGTCCCGTTCCGCTGACCCGGGTCGGCGCGACCGTACGTCCGCCCGTGCAGCGGCGGGCCGAGCCGGCGCTGCCGGCGCGGCCACAGCCGGACATCGCCGCCCTGCGGCTGCCGGAGCTGCGCGCGCTGCGCCGCGACGCGCAGGGCGACGAGGCGGACCTGAGCTATGTACGGCGGATGCTGCAGGGCCGGATCGACATCCTGCGGGCGGAGTTGGCCCGCCGTACGGATCCGGAGACGCCGGTCCTCGACCGGCTCTCGGAGATCCTCGCGGACGCGCCGTCGCGGCTGCGGACCTCGGCGCGGCACGTGACGCTGTCGACGCCGCGGAGCGAGGAGTACCGGCGGCTCGCGTCCGAGATGCTCTCGGAGGTCGAGCTCTCGGACCTCGGGGCGCGGACGGACGAGGAGCTGCACGCGGCGATGGGGCGGCTCGCGGGGTACGAGCAGCAGATGTCGCGGCGCCGGCAGGAGCTGCAGCGGACGGCCGACGACTGCAGTGCGGAGATCGCCCGCCGCTACCGCGAGGGCGAGGCCCAGGTCGACGACCTGCTCACCTGA
- the dtd gene encoding D-aminoacyl-tRNA deacylase encodes MRAVVQRVDGANVVVAGETVGEIVGEGLCVLVGVTHEDTPEKAAQLARKLWSVRILEGEKSCSDVNAPLLVISQFTLYGDARKGRRPTWNAAAPGPVAEPLVDEVVTQLRALGAHVETGRFGASMRVSLTNHGPFTVLIEV; translated from the coding sequence ATGCGTGCAGTGGTACAGAGGGTGGACGGCGCGAATGTCGTCGTCGCGGGAGAGACGGTCGGCGAGATCGTCGGCGAAGGGCTGTGTGTGCTGGTGGGAGTCACCCACGAGGACACACCGGAGAAGGCCGCCCAGCTGGCCAGAAAGCTGTGGTCCGTCCGAATTCTTGAGGGAGAGAAATCCTGTTCGGATGTGAATGCGCCCTTGCTGGTGATTTCGCAGTTCACCCTCTACGGGGACGCCCGCAAGGGCCGCAGGCCCACCTGGAACGCCGCCGCGCCCGGCCCCGTCGCCGAACCGCTCGTCGACGAGGTCGTGACGCAGCTGCGCGCACTGGGCGCGCACGTGGAGACGGGCCGGTTCGGAGCGTCCATGCGCGTCTCGCTCACGAATCACGGCCCGTTCACGGTCCTGATCGAGGTCTGA
- a CDS encoding YgfZ/GcvT domain-containing protein yields the protein MQRHSTHSPLLSLPGAVPAEGRDEGVAAHYGDLFREQRTLAAGEGFVDLSHRGVVTVSGDDRLSWLHLLLTQHVSELPAGQATEALILSANGHIEHALYLVDDGETVWAHVEPGTREELIAYLESMKFFYRVEVADRTDDFAVVHLPAGSIAEVPKGVVVRETPHGRDLFLPRGDLESFAADHGPAAGMLAYEALRIEAHRPRLGFETDHRTIPHELGWIGSAVHLQKGCYRGQETVARVHNLGKPPRRLVFLHLDGSEVHLPGHGTPIRLAADGADGRQLGFITTSGRHHELGPIALALVKRNVPVDAELMAGDTAAAQETVVEP from the coding sequence ATGCAGCGACATTCAACGCACAGCCCTCTGTTGTCCCTGCCCGGCGCCGTCCCCGCCGAAGGCCGTGACGAAGGCGTTGCCGCGCACTACGGCGATCTCTTCCGCGAGCAGCGCACCCTCGCCGCGGGTGAGGGTTTCGTCGACCTCTCGCACCGCGGTGTCGTCACCGTCTCCGGCGACGACCGGCTGAGCTGGCTGCACCTGCTGCTCACCCAGCACGTCAGTGAGCTTCCGGCCGGCCAGGCCACCGAGGCGCTGATCCTCTCCGCAAACGGTCACATCGAGCACGCGCTGTATCTCGTCGACGACGGCGAGACGGTCTGGGCGCATGTCGAGCCCGGCACGCGGGAAGAGCTGATCGCCTATCTGGAGTCGATGAAGTTCTTCTACCGGGTCGAGGTGGCCGACCGTACGGACGACTTCGCCGTCGTCCATCTGCCGGCCGGTTCGATCGCCGAGGTGCCGAAGGGTGTGGTCGTACGGGAGACCCCGCACGGCCGTGACCTGTTCCTGCCGCGCGGCGACCTGGAGTCCTTCGCGGCCGACCACGGACCGGCGGCCGGGATGCTCGCGTACGAGGCGCTGCGGATCGAGGCGCACCGGCCGCGGCTCGGCTTCGAGACCGACCACCGGACCATCCCGCACGAGCTGGGCTGGATCGGCAGCGCGGTGCATCTGCAGAAGGGCTGCTACCGGGGGCAGGAGACCGTCGCGCGTGTCCACAACCTGGGGAAGCCGCCGCGCCGGCTCGTCTTCCTGCACCTGGACGGCAGCGAGGTCCACCTCCCGGGCCACGGCACCCCGATCCGGCTCGCGGCGGACGGGGCCGACGGGCGTCAGCTCGGGTTCATCACGACGTCCGGGCGCCACCACGAGCTGGGGCCGATCGCGCTGGCGCTGGTGAAGCGGAACGTGCCGGTGGACGCCGAGCTGATGGCCGGGGATACGGCCGCGGCGCAGGAGACGGTCGTCGAGCCGTAG
- a CDS encoding Fur family transcriptional regulator: protein MVSTDWKSDLRQRGYRLTPQRQLVLEAVDALEHATPDDILGEVRKTASGVNISTVYRTLELLEELGLVSHAHLGHGAPTYHLADRHHHLHLVCRDCSNVIEADVDIASEFTGKLRETFGFETDMKHFAIFGRCQDCSKKADGTQS, encoded by the coding sequence GTGGTGAGCACCGACTGGAAGAGCGACCTGCGGCAGCGCGGCTACCGGCTGACGCCTCAGCGTCAGCTTGTCCTGGAGGCCGTGGACGCGCTCGAGCACGCGACCCCCGACGACATCCTCGGTGAGGTCCGCAAGACCGCGTCCGGTGTGAACATCTCCACCGTGTACCGGACCCTGGAGCTCCTGGAGGAGCTCGGTCTCGTCTCCCACGCCCATCTGGGGCACGGGGCGCCGACGTACCACCTCGCCGATCGGCACCACCACCTCCACCTGGTCTGCCGGGACTGTTCGAACGTCATCGAGGCGGATGTCGACATCGCGTCCGAGTTCACCGGGAAGCTGCGCGAGACTTTCGGCTTCGAGACGGACATGAAGCACTTCGCGATCTTCGGGCGGTGTCAGGACTGCTCGAAGAAGGCCGACGGCACGCAGTCGTAG